The Puntigrus tetrazona isolate hp1 chromosome 16, ASM1883169v1, whole genome shotgun sequence genome includes a region encoding these proteins:
- the pou2f2a gene encoding POU domain, class 2, transcription factor 2 isoform X2, giving the protein MTKTGPVASMDYSHMWLPGMCLEHLGWLPDIRMSKPIEVDNPAADSPMESTDSERNGSDSNNQVQPMKISPFSLSPTLSSSTKTKVEDCSEMSPAVQTPPAQTALSHTQLMLTGGQLAGLTALLPAQQQLLLQQAQLLAAAVQQSHVAHAANQQQAQQQAAQSQSQSQSTQEQTAAPVPPPPPHQLPLSQPIQLTAQDFQQLLQLQQLVLVPGHTQLSPAQFLLPQTQQGQQGLLSTPNLIPLPQQNQGSLLAAPHRLSLQAQTLMSCVCGSWQREKAAESSVNTVTPVTAHPEEPSDLEELEQFARTFKQRRIKLGFTQGDVGLAMGKLYGNDFSQTTISRFEALNLSFKNMCKLKPLLEKWLTDAETMSMDSTLPSPSSLSSPSLGFEGLPGRRRKKRTSIETNVRVALERSFITNQKPTSEEILLISEKLNMEKEVIRVWFCNRRQKEKRINPSSATPPLPSQPQPTSHKPPCYSPHMMSSQGPSQTVSSLATAVTTMSSVCPLTPSGPSLSSAPSPVTPPPRSDASPAPPTHSTLSLNAGSWHKKNGDVSNYINDFAAHLRNTVRGVNTGMNQALLGSNPLATIQALAASGGQLPISSLEGSSKVLIGGSGGQGAGLPSSLFLNHSSLLPLATGTGMGLGSSALAKTSFPVTGGMSPSPCSSPVSSCSSGELLHSPHSIGGAKIE; this is encoded by the exons ACTCAGAAAGAAATGGCTCAGATTCAAATAATCAG GTTCAGCCAATGAAAATCagccctttctctctttctcccacaCTGAGCAGCAGCACCAAG ACTAAGGTGGAGGACTGTAGTGAGATGTCTCCCGCTGTACAAACTCCACCCGCTCAGACAGCCCTTTCCCACACGCAGCTAATGCTAACGGGTGGCCAGCTCGCAGGG ttgactgcacttttgccggCGCAGCAACAGCTGCTCTTACAGCAGGCGCAGCTCCTCGCCGCAGCTGTGCAGCAGTCGCATGTGGCCCACGCGGCCAATCAGCAGCAAGCCCAGCAGCAGGCAGCTCAGTCACAGAGCCAATCGCAGAGCACACAGGAACAAACCGCCGCCCCTGTCCCGCCCCCTCCTCCTCACCAGCTTCCTCTTTCTCAGCCAATCCAGCTCACTGCACAG gactTTCAGCAGTTGTTGCAGCTGCAGCAGTTAGTCCTCGTTCCAGGACACACTCAGCTTTCACCCGCACAGTTTCTTTTACCACAAACACAGCAAGGGCAGCAAG GGCTGCTATCAACGCCAAATCTAATTCCACTACCTCAGCAAAACCAAGGAAGCCTGCTGGCCGCTCCACACAGACTTAGTCTTCAAGCACAg ACACTCAtgtcttgtgtgtgtggttcGTGGCAGAGGGAGAAGGCTGCAGAGAGCAGCGTGAACACAGTGACCCCGGTGACCGCTCACCCCGAGGAGCCCAGTGATCTGGAGGAACTGGAGCAATTTGCCCGCACATTCAAACAGAGAAGGATCAAATTGGGCttcacacag GGTGATGTGGGATTGGCCATGGGGAAGCTCTACGGGAATGATTTCAGTCAGACCACCATCTCTCGATTTGAGGCGCTCAATCTCAGCTTCAAGAACATGTGCAAACTCAAACCTCTGTTGGAGAAGTGGCTGACTGACGCAG AAACAATGTCGATGGACAGCACCTTGCCAAGTCCCAGTTCTCTTTCCTCTCCCTCGCTGGGGTTTGAGGGTTTGCCTGGCCGCCGCAGGAAGAAACGCACCAGCATTGAGACCAACGTCCGCGTCGCTCTGGAACGCAGCTTCATCACG AACCAGAAGCCTACCTCAGAGGAGATCCTGCTCATCTCTGAAAAGCTCAACATGGAGAAGGAGGTGATCCGCGTCTGGTTCTGCAACCGCCGACAGAAAGAGAAACGTATTAACCCCTCCAGTGCCACCCCTCCCTTGCCCAGCCAACCCCAGCCCACCTCGCACAAACCCCCCTGCTACAGCCCGCACATG ATGTCCAGTCAGGGACCATCGCAGACAGTGAGCAGTCTCGCTACAGCAG TGACCACTATGTCATCAGTTTGCCCTTTGACCCCAAGTGGACCGTCCTTAAGCTCTGCACCATCTCCTGTAACCCCGCCTCCCCGCAGTGATGCCAGCCCCGCTCCTCCTACTCACAGTACACTAAGTCTAAATGCAGG TTCATGGCATAAAAAGAATGGTGACGTTTCTAACTACATCAATGACTTTGCTGCACATTTGAG GAATACGGTGAGGGGAGTTAACACAGGAATGAACCAAGCTCTTCTTGGCAGCAACCCACTTGCTACTATCCAAG CTCTAGCAGCCAGTGGTGGCCAGCTGCCCATTTCCAGTCTTGAGGGCAGCAGCAAGGTGTTAATTGGTGGTTCGGGAGGCCAAGGAGCAGGTCTCCCCTCTTCCCTCTTTCTCAACCACTCCTCTTTGTTGCCCTTGGCAACAGGCACCGGCATGGGATTGGGCAGTTCAGCTCTTGCCAAAACCTCATTTCCTGTCACAGGCGGCATGAGTCCCTCCCCTTGCTCGAGCCCTGTCTCTTCCTGCTCTTCCGGCGAATTGCTACACAGCCCACACTCAATTGGAGGGGCTAAAATCGAGTGA
- the pou2f2a gene encoding POU domain, class 2, transcription factor 2 isoform X7 codes for MFVPLPVPFVLPRTASDLHAWRLKSPLALRSHSDIRMSKPIEVDNPAADSPMESTDSERNGSDSNNQVQPMKISPFSLSPTLSSSTKTKVEDCSEMSPAVQTPPAQTALSHTQLMLTGGQLAGDFQQLLQLQQLVLVPGHTQLSPAQFLLPQTQQGQQGLLSTPNLIPLPQQNQGSLLAAPHRLSLQAQREKAAESSVNTVTPVTAHPEEPSDLEELEQFARTFKQRRIKLGFTQGDVGLAMGKLYGNDFSQTTISRFEALNLSFKNMCKLKPLLEKWLTDAETMSMDSTLPSPSSLSSPSLGFEGLPGRRRKKRTSIETNVRVALERSFITNQKPTSEEILLISEKLNMEKEVIRVWFCNRRQKEKRINPSSATPPLPSQPQPTSHKPPCYSPHMMSSQGPSQTVSSLATAVTTMSSVCPLTPSGPSLSSAPSPVTPPPRSDASPAPPTHSTLSLNAGSWHKKNGDVSNYINDFAAHLRNTVRGVNTGMNQALLGSNPLATIQALAASGGQLPISSLEGSSKVLIGGSGGQGAGLPSSLFLNHSSLLPLATGTGMGLGSSALAKTSFPVTGGMSPSPCSSPVSSCSSGELLHSPHSIGGAKIE; via the exons ACTCAGAAAGAAATGGCTCAGATTCAAATAATCAG GTTCAGCCAATGAAAATCagccctttctctctttctcccacaCTGAGCAGCAGCACCAAG ACTAAGGTGGAGGACTGTAGTGAGATGTCTCCCGCTGTACAAACTCCACCCGCTCAGACAGCCCTTTCCCACACGCAGCTAATGCTAACGGGTGGCCAGCTCGCAGGG gactTTCAGCAGTTGTTGCAGCTGCAGCAGTTAGTCCTCGTTCCAGGACACACTCAGCTTTCACCCGCACAGTTTCTTTTACCACAAACACAGCAAGGGCAGCAAG GGCTGCTATCAACGCCAAATCTAATTCCACTACCTCAGCAAAACCAAGGAAGCCTGCTGGCCGCTCCACACAGACTTAGTCTTCAAGCACAg AGGGAGAAGGCTGCAGAGAGCAGCGTGAACACAGTGACCCCGGTGACCGCTCACCCCGAGGAGCCCAGTGATCTGGAGGAACTGGAGCAATTTGCCCGCACATTCAAACAGAGAAGGATCAAATTGGGCttcacacag GGTGATGTGGGATTGGCCATGGGGAAGCTCTACGGGAATGATTTCAGTCAGACCACCATCTCTCGATTTGAGGCGCTCAATCTCAGCTTCAAGAACATGTGCAAACTCAAACCTCTGTTGGAGAAGTGGCTGACTGACGCAG AAACAATGTCGATGGACAGCACCTTGCCAAGTCCCAGTTCTCTTTCCTCTCCCTCGCTGGGGTTTGAGGGTTTGCCTGGCCGCCGCAGGAAGAAACGCACCAGCATTGAGACCAACGTCCGCGTCGCTCTGGAACGCAGCTTCATCACG AACCAGAAGCCTACCTCAGAGGAGATCCTGCTCATCTCTGAAAAGCTCAACATGGAGAAGGAGGTGATCCGCGTCTGGTTCTGCAACCGCCGACAGAAAGAGAAACGTATTAACCCCTCCAGTGCCACCCCTCCCTTGCCCAGCCAACCCCAGCCCACCTCGCACAAACCCCCCTGCTACAGCCCGCACATG ATGTCCAGTCAGGGACCATCGCAGACAGTGAGCAGTCTCGCTACAGCAG TGACCACTATGTCATCAGTTTGCCCTTTGACCCCAAGTGGACCGTCCTTAAGCTCTGCACCATCTCCTGTAACCCCGCCTCCCCGCAGTGATGCCAGCCCCGCTCCTCCTACTCACAGTACACTAAGTCTAAATGCAGG TTCATGGCATAAAAAGAATGGTGACGTTTCTAACTACATCAATGACTTTGCTGCACATTTGAG GAATACGGTGAGGGGAGTTAACACAGGAATGAACCAAGCTCTTCTTGGCAGCAACCCACTTGCTACTATCCAAG CTCTAGCAGCCAGTGGTGGCCAGCTGCCCATTTCCAGTCTTGAGGGCAGCAGCAAGGTGTTAATTGGTGGTTCGGGAGGCCAAGGAGCAGGTCTCCCCTCTTCCCTCTTTCTCAACCACTCCTCTTTGTTGCCCTTGGCAACAGGCACCGGCATGGGATTGGGCAGTTCAGCTCTTGCCAAAACCTCATTTCCTGTCACAGGCGGCATGAGTCCCTCCCCTTGCTCGAGCCCTGTCTCTTCCTGCTCTTCCGGCGAATTGCTACACAGCCCACACTCAATTGGAGGGGCTAAAATCGAGTGA
- the pou2f2a gene encoding POU domain, class 2, transcription factor 2 isoform X4 yields the protein MTKTGPVASMDYSHMWLPDIRMSKPIEVDNPAADSPMESTDSERNGSDSNNQVQPMKISPFSLSPTLSSSTKTKVEDCSEMSPAVQTPPAQTALSHTQLMLTGGQLAGLTALLPAQQQLLLQQAQLLAAAVQQSHVAHAANQQQAQQQAAQSQSQSQSTQEQTAAPVPPPPPHQLPLSQPIQLTAQDFQQLLQLQQLVLVPGHTQLSPAQFLLPQTQQGQQGLLSTPNLIPLPQQNQGSLLAAPHRLSLQAQTLMSCVCGSWQREKAAESSVNTVTPVTAHPEEPSDLEELEQFARTFKQRRIKLGFTQGDVGLAMGKLYGNDFSQTTISRFEALNLSFKNMCKLKPLLEKWLTDAETMSMDSTLPSPSSLSSPSLGFEGLPGRRRKKRTSIETNVRVALERSFITNQKPTSEEILLISEKLNMEKEVIRVWFCNRRQKEKRINPSSATPPLPSQPQPTSHKPPCYSPHMMSSQGPSQTVSSLATAVTTMSSVCPLTPSGPSLSSAPSPVTPPPRSDASPAPPTHSTLSLNAGSWHKKNGDVSNYINDFAAHLRNTVRGVNTGMNQALLGSNPLATIQALAASGGQLPISSLEGSSKVLIGGSGGQGAGLPSSLFLNHSSLLPLATGTGMGLGSSALAKTSFPVTGGMSPSPCSSPVSSCSSGELLHSPHSIGGAKIE from the exons ACTCAGAAAGAAATGGCTCAGATTCAAATAATCAG GTTCAGCCAATGAAAATCagccctttctctctttctcccacaCTGAGCAGCAGCACCAAG ACTAAGGTGGAGGACTGTAGTGAGATGTCTCCCGCTGTACAAACTCCACCCGCTCAGACAGCCCTTTCCCACACGCAGCTAATGCTAACGGGTGGCCAGCTCGCAGGG ttgactgcacttttgccggCGCAGCAACAGCTGCTCTTACAGCAGGCGCAGCTCCTCGCCGCAGCTGTGCAGCAGTCGCATGTGGCCCACGCGGCCAATCAGCAGCAAGCCCAGCAGCAGGCAGCTCAGTCACAGAGCCAATCGCAGAGCACACAGGAACAAACCGCCGCCCCTGTCCCGCCCCCTCCTCCTCACCAGCTTCCTCTTTCTCAGCCAATCCAGCTCACTGCACAG gactTTCAGCAGTTGTTGCAGCTGCAGCAGTTAGTCCTCGTTCCAGGACACACTCAGCTTTCACCCGCACAGTTTCTTTTACCACAAACACAGCAAGGGCAGCAAG GGCTGCTATCAACGCCAAATCTAATTCCACTACCTCAGCAAAACCAAGGAAGCCTGCTGGCCGCTCCACACAGACTTAGTCTTCAAGCACAg ACACTCAtgtcttgtgtgtgtggttcGTGGCAGAGGGAGAAGGCTGCAGAGAGCAGCGTGAACACAGTGACCCCGGTGACCGCTCACCCCGAGGAGCCCAGTGATCTGGAGGAACTGGAGCAATTTGCCCGCACATTCAAACAGAGAAGGATCAAATTGGGCttcacacag GGTGATGTGGGATTGGCCATGGGGAAGCTCTACGGGAATGATTTCAGTCAGACCACCATCTCTCGATTTGAGGCGCTCAATCTCAGCTTCAAGAACATGTGCAAACTCAAACCTCTGTTGGAGAAGTGGCTGACTGACGCAG AAACAATGTCGATGGACAGCACCTTGCCAAGTCCCAGTTCTCTTTCCTCTCCCTCGCTGGGGTTTGAGGGTTTGCCTGGCCGCCGCAGGAAGAAACGCACCAGCATTGAGACCAACGTCCGCGTCGCTCTGGAACGCAGCTTCATCACG AACCAGAAGCCTACCTCAGAGGAGATCCTGCTCATCTCTGAAAAGCTCAACATGGAGAAGGAGGTGATCCGCGTCTGGTTCTGCAACCGCCGACAGAAAGAGAAACGTATTAACCCCTCCAGTGCCACCCCTCCCTTGCCCAGCCAACCCCAGCCCACCTCGCACAAACCCCCCTGCTACAGCCCGCACATG ATGTCCAGTCAGGGACCATCGCAGACAGTGAGCAGTCTCGCTACAGCAG TGACCACTATGTCATCAGTTTGCCCTTTGACCCCAAGTGGACCGTCCTTAAGCTCTGCACCATCTCCTGTAACCCCGCCTCCCCGCAGTGATGCCAGCCCCGCTCCTCCTACTCACAGTACACTAAGTCTAAATGCAGG TTCATGGCATAAAAAGAATGGTGACGTTTCTAACTACATCAATGACTTTGCTGCACATTTGAG GAATACGGTGAGGGGAGTTAACACAGGAATGAACCAAGCTCTTCTTGGCAGCAACCCACTTGCTACTATCCAAG CTCTAGCAGCCAGTGGTGGCCAGCTGCCCATTTCCAGTCTTGAGGGCAGCAGCAAGGTGTTAATTGGTGGTTCGGGAGGCCAAGGAGCAGGTCTCCCCTCTTCCCTCTTTCTCAACCACTCCTCTTTGTTGCCCTTGGCAACAGGCACCGGCATGGGATTGGGCAGTTCAGCTCTTGCCAAAACCTCATTTCCTGTCACAGGCGGCATGAGTCCCTCCCCTTGCTCGAGCCCTGTCTCTTCCTGCTCTTCCGGCGAATTGCTACACAGCCCACACTCAATTGGAGGGGCTAAAATCGAGTGA
- the pou2f2a gene encoding POU domain, class 2, transcription factor 2 isoform X5, with amino-acid sequence MFVPLPVPFVLPRTASDLHAWRLKSPLALRSHSDIRMSKPIEVDNPAADSPMESTDSERNGSDSNNQVQPMKISPFSLSPTLSSSTKTKVEDCSEMSPAVQTPPAQTALSHTQLMLTGGQLAGLTALLPAQQQLLLQQAQLLAAAVQQSHVAHAANQQQAQQQAAQSQSQSQSTQEQTAAPVPPPPPHQLPLSQPIQLTAQDFQQLLQLQQLVLVPGHTQLSPAQFLLPQTQQGQQGLLSTPNLIPLPQQNQGSLLAAPHRLSLQAQTLMSCVCGSWQREKAAESSVNTVTPVTAHPEEPSDLEELEQFARTFKQRRIKLGFTQGDVGLAMGKLYGNDFSQTTISRFEALNLSFKNMCKLKPLLEKWLTDAETMSMDSTLPSPSSLSSPSLGFEGLPGRRRKKRTSIETNVRVALERSFITNQKPTSEEILLISEKLNMEKEVIRVWFCNRRQKEKRINPSSATPPLPSQPQPTSHKPPCYSPHMMSSQGPSQTVSSLATAVTTMSSVCPLTPSGPSLSSAPSPVTPPPRSDASPAPPTHSTLSLNAGNTVRGVNTGMNQALLGSNPLATIQALAASGGQLPISSLEGSSKVLIGGSGGQGAGLPSSLFLNHSSLLPLATGTGMGLGSSALAKTSFPVTGGMSPSPCSSPVSSCSSGELLHSPHSIGGAKIE; translated from the exons ACTCAGAAAGAAATGGCTCAGATTCAAATAATCAG GTTCAGCCAATGAAAATCagccctttctctctttctcccacaCTGAGCAGCAGCACCAAG ACTAAGGTGGAGGACTGTAGTGAGATGTCTCCCGCTGTACAAACTCCACCCGCTCAGACAGCCCTTTCCCACACGCAGCTAATGCTAACGGGTGGCCAGCTCGCAGGG ttgactgcacttttgccggCGCAGCAACAGCTGCTCTTACAGCAGGCGCAGCTCCTCGCCGCAGCTGTGCAGCAGTCGCATGTGGCCCACGCGGCCAATCAGCAGCAAGCCCAGCAGCAGGCAGCTCAGTCACAGAGCCAATCGCAGAGCACACAGGAACAAACCGCCGCCCCTGTCCCGCCCCCTCCTCCTCACCAGCTTCCTCTTTCTCAGCCAATCCAGCTCACTGCACAG gactTTCAGCAGTTGTTGCAGCTGCAGCAGTTAGTCCTCGTTCCAGGACACACTCAGCTTTCACCCGCACAGTTTCTTTTACCACAAACACAGCAAGGGCAGCAAG GGCTGCTATCAACGCCAAATCTAATTCCACTACCTCAGCAAAACCAAGGAAGCCTGCTGGCCGCTCCACACAGACTTAGTCTTCAAGCACAg ACACTCAtgtcttgtgtgtgtggttcGTGGCAGAGGGAGAAGGCTGCAGAGAGCAGCGTGAACACAGTGACCCCGGTGACCGCTCACCCCGAGGAGCCCAGTGATCTGGAGGAACTGGAGCAATTTGCCCGCACATTCAAACAGAGAAGGATCAAATTGGGCttcacacag GGTGATGTGGGATTGGCCATGGGGAAGCTCTACGGGAATGATTTCAGTCAGACCACCATCTCTCGATTTGAGGCGCTCAATCTCAGCTTCAAGAACATGTGCAAACTCAAACCTCTGTTGGAGAAGTGGCTGACTGACGCAG AAACAATGTCGATGGACAGCACCTTGCCAAGTCCCAGTTCTCTTTCCTCTCCCTCGCTGGGGTTTGAGGGTTTGCCTGGCCGCCGCAGGAAGAAACGCACCAGCATTGAGACCAACGTCCGCGTCGCTCTGGAACGCAGCTTCATCACG AACCAGAAGCCTACCTCAGAGGAGATCCTGCTCATCTCTGAAAAGCTCAACATGGAGAAGGAGGTGATCCGCGTCTGGTTCTGCAACCGCCGACAGAAAGAGAAACGTATTAACCCCTCCAGTGCCACCCCTCCCTTGCCCAGCCAACCCCAGCCCACCTCGCACAAACCCCCCTGCTACAGCCCGCACATG ATGTCCAGTCAGGGACCATCGCAGACAGTGAGCAGTCTCGCTACAGCAG TGACCACTATGTCATCAGTTTGCCCTTTGACCCCAAGTGGACCGTCCTTAAGCTCTGCACCATCTCCTGTAACCCCGCCTCCCCGCAGTGATGCCAGCCCCGCTCCTCCTACTCACAGTACACTAAGTCTAAATGCAGG GAATACGGTGAGGGGAGTTAACACAGGAATGAACCAAGCTCTTCTTGGCAGCAACCCACTTGCTACTATCCAAG CTCTAGCAGCCAGTGGTGGCCAGCTGCCCATTTCCAGTCTTGAGGGCAGCAGCAAGGTGTTAATTGGTGGTTCGGGAGGCCAAGGAGCAGGTCTCCCCTCTTCCCTCTTTCTCAACCACTCCTCTTTGTTGCCCTTGGCAACAGGCACCGGCATGGGATTGGGCAGTTCAGCTCTTGCCAAAACCTCATTTCCTGTCACAGGCGGCATGAGTCCCTCCCCTTGCTCGAGCCCTGTCTCTTCCTGCTCTTCCGGCGAATTGCTACACAGCCCACACTCAATTGGAGGGGCTAAAATCGAGTGA
- the pou2f2a gene encoding POU domain, class 2, transcription factor 2 isoform X9, which produces MFVPLPVPFVLPRTASDLHAWRLKSPLALRSHSDIRMSKPIEVDNPAADSPMESTDSERNGSDSNNQVQPMKISPFSLSPTLSSSTKTKVEDCSEMSPAVQTPPAQTALSHTQLMLTGGQLAGLTALLPAQQQLLLQQAQLLAAAVQQSHVAHAANQQQAQQQAAQSQSQSQSTQEQTAAPVPPPPPHQLPLSQPIQLTAQDFQQLLQLQQLVLVPGHTQLSPAQFLLPQTQQGQQGLLSTPNLIPLPQQNQGSLLAAPHRLSLQAQTLMSCVCGSWQREKAAESSVNTVTPVTAHPEEPSDLEELEQFARTFKQRRIKLGFTQGDVGLAMGKLYGNDFSQTTISRFEALNLSFKNMCKLKPLLEKWLTDAETMSMDSTLPSPSSLSSPSLGFEGLPGRRRKKRTSIETNVRVALERSFITNQKPTSEEILLISEKLNMEKEVIRVWFCNRRQKEKRINPSSATPPLPSQPQPTSHKPPCYSPHMMSSQGPSQTVSSLATAVTTMSSVCPLTPSGPSLSSAPSPVTPPPRSDASPAPPTHSTLSLNAGSWHKKNGDVSNYINDFAAHLSSSSQWWPAAHFQS; this is translated from the exons ACTCAGAAAGAAATGGCTCAGATTCAAATAATCAG GTTCAGCCAATGAAAATCagccctttctctctttctcccacaCTGAGCAGCAGCACCAAG ACTAAGGTGGAGGACTGTAGTGAGATGTCTCCCGCTGTACAAACTCCACCCGCTCAGACAGCCCTTTCCCACACGCAGCTAATGCTAACGGGTGGCCAGCTCGCAGGG ttgactgcacttttgccggCGCAGCAACAGCTGCTCTTACAGCAGGCGCAGCTCCTCGCCGCAGCTGTGCAGCAGTCGCATGTGGCCCACGCGGCCAATCAGCAGCAAGCCCAGCAGCAGGCAGCTCAGTCACAGAGCCAATCGCAGAGCACACAGGAACAAACCGCCGCCCCTGTCCCGCCCCCTCCTCCTCACCAGCTTCCTCTTTCTCAGCCAATCCAGCTCACTGCACAG gactTTCAGCAGTTGTTGCAGCTGCAGCAGTTAGTCCTCGTTCCAGGACACACTCAGCTTTCACCCGCACAGTTTCTTTTACCACAAACACAGCAAGGGCAGCAAG GGCTGCTATCAACGCCAAATCTAATTCCACTACCTCAGCAAAACCAAGGAAGCCTGCTGGCCGCTCCACACAGACTTAGTCTTCAAGCACAg ACACTCAtgtcttgtgtgtgtggttcGTGGCAGAGGGAGAAGGCTGCAGAGAGCAGCGTGAACACAGTGACCCCGGTGACCGCTCACCCCGAGGAGCCCAGTGATCTGGAGGAACTGGAGCAATTTGCCCGCACATTCAAACAGAGAAGGATCAAATTGGGCttcacacag GGTGATGTGGGATTGGCCATGGGGAAGCTCTACGGGAATGATTTCAGTCAGACCACCATCTCTCGATTTGAGGCGCTCAATCTCAGCTTCAAGAACATGTGCAAACTCAAACCTCTGTTGGAGAAGTGGCTGACTGACGCAG AAACAATGTCGATGGACAGCACCTTGCCAAGTCCCAGTTCTCTTTCCTCTCCCTCGCTGGGGTTTGAGGGTTTGCCTGGCCGCCGCAGGAAGAAACGCACCAGCATTGAGACCAACGTCCGCGTCGCTCTGGAACGCAGCTTCATCACG AACCAGAAGCCTACCTCAGAGGAGATCCTGCTCATCTCTGAAAAGCTCAACATGGAGAAGGAGGTGATCCGCGTCTGGTTCTGCAACCGCCGACAGAAAGAGAAACGTATTAACCCCTCCAGTGCCACCCCTCCCTTGCCCAGCCAACCCCAGCCCACCTCGCACAAACCCCCCTGCTACAGCCCGCACATG ATGTCCAGTCAGGGACCATCGCAGACAGTGAGCAGTCTCGCTACAGCAG TGACCACTATGTCATCAGTTTGCCCTTTGACCCCAAGTGGACCGTCCTTAAGCTCTGCACCATCTCCTGTAACCCCGCCTCCCCGCAGTGATGCCAGCCCCGCTCCTCCTACTCACAGTACACTAAGTCTAAATGCAGG TTCATGGCATAAAAAGAATGGTGACGTTTCTAACTACATCAATGACTTTGCTGCACATTTGAG CTCTAGCAGCCAGTGGTGGCCAGCTGCCCATTTCCAGTCTTGA
- the pou2f2a gene encoding POU domain, class 2, transcription factor 2 isoform X11 has protein sequence MFVPLPVPFVLPRTASDLHAWRLKSPLALRSHSDIRMSKPIEVDNPAADSPMESTDSERNGSDSNNQVQPMKISPFSLSPTLSSSTKTKVEDCSEMSPAVQTPPAQTALSHTQLMLTGGQLAGLTALLPAQQQLLLQQAQLLAAAVQQSHVAHAANQQQAQQQAAQSQSQSQSTQEQTAAPVPPPPPHQLPLSQPIQLTAQDFQQLLQLQQLVLVPGHTQLSPAQFLLPQTQQGQQGLLSTPNLIPLPQQNQGSLLAAPHRLSLQAQTLMSCVCGSWQREKAAESSVNTVTPVTAHPEEPSDLEELEQFARTFKQRRIKLGFTQGDVGLAMGKLYGNDFSQTTISRFEALNLSFKNMCKLKPLLEKWLTDAETMSMDSTLPSPSSLSSPSLGFEGLPGRRRKKRTSIETNVRVALERSFITNQKPTSEEILLISEKLNMEKEVIRVWFCNRRQKEKRINPSSATPPLPSQPQPTSHKPPCYSPHMMSSQGPSQTVSSLATAVTTMSSVCPLTPSGPSLSSAPSPVTPPPRSDASPAPPTHSTLSLNAGSSSQWWPAAHFQS, from the exons ACTCAGAAAGAAATGGCTCAGATTCAAATAATCAG GTTCAGCCAATGAAAATCagccctttctctctttctcccacaCTGAGCAGCAGCACCAAG ACTAAGGTGGAGGACTGTAGTGAGATGTCTCCCGCTGTACAAACTCCACCCGCTCAGACAGCCCTTTCCCACACGCAGCTAATGCTAACGGGTGGCCAGCTCGCAGGG ttgactgcacttttgccggCGCAGCAACAGCTGCTCTTACAGCAGGCGCAGCTCCTCGCCGCAGCTGTGCAGCAGTCGCATGTGGCCCACGCGGCCAATCAGCAGCAAGCCCAGCAGCAGGCAGCTCAGTCACAGAGCCAATCGCAGAGCACACAGGAACAAACCGCCGCCCCTGTCCCGCCCCCTCCTCCTCACCAGCTTCCTCTTTCTCAGCCAATCCAGCTCACTGCACAG gactTTCAGCAGTTGTTGCAGCTGCAGCAGTTAGTCCTCGTTCCAGGACACACTCAGCTTTCACCCGCACAGTTTCTTTTACCACAAACACAGCAAGGGCAGCAAG GGCTGCTATCAACGCCAAATCTAATTCCACTACCTCAGCAAAACCAAGGAAGCCTGCTGGCCGCTCCACACAGACTTAGTCTTCAAGCACAg ACACTCAtgtcttgtgtgtgtggttcGTGGCAGAGGGAGAAGGCTGCAGAGAGCAGCGTGAACACAGTGACCCCGGTGACCGCTCACCCCGAGGAGCCCAGTGATCTGGAGGAACTGGAGCAATTTGCCCGCACATTCAAACAGAGAAGGATCAAATTGGGCttcacacag GGTGATGTGGGATTGGCCATGGGGAAGCTCTACGGGAATGATTTCAGTCAGACCACCATCTCTCGATTTGAGGCGCTCAATCTCAGCTTCAAGAACATGTGCAAACTCAAACCTCTGTTGGAGAAGTGGCTGACTGACGCAG AAACAATGTCGATGGACAGCACCTTGCCAAGTCCCAGTTCTCTTTCCTCTCCCTCGCTGGGGTTTGAGGGTTTGCCTGGCCGCCGCAGGAAGAAACGCACCAGCATTGAGACCAACGTCCGCGTCGCTCTGGAACGCAGCTTCATCACG AACCAGAAGCCTACCTCAGAGGAGATCCTGCTCATCTCTGAAAAGCTCAACATGGAGAAGGAGGTGATCCGCGTCTGGTTCTGCAACCGCCGACAGAAAGAGAAACGTATTAACCCCTCCAGTGCCACCCCTCCCTTGCCCAGCCAACCCCAGCCCACCTCGCACAAACCCCCCTGCTACAGCCCGCACATG ATGTCCAGTCAGGGACCATCGCAGACAGTGAGCAGTCTCGCTACAGCAG TGACCACTATGTCATCAGTTTGCCCTTTGACCCCAAGTGGACCGTCCTTAAGCTCTGCACCATCTCCTGTAACCCCGCCTCCCCGCAGTGATGCCAGCCCCGCTCCTCCTACTCACAGTACACTAAGTCTAAATGCAGG CTCTAGCAGCCAGTGGTGGCCAGCTGCCCATTTCCAGTCTTGA